The Periplaneta americana isolate PAMFEO1 chromosome 2, P.americana_PAMFEO1_priV1, whole genome shotgun sequence genome has a window encoding:
- the LOC138694819 gene encoding leucine-rich repeat-containing protein 15-like: protein MQNVLWILLVIYLSPVRTDTCPSICSCTSNHTADCSARNVKSIDINTFKQSGDLIVLRLENNFLSSLSADVFSNLVNLKRLDLDQNLLTALPETIFNPLRDLKILYLNGNGLTTLPTKIFSQLEDLVILWLHDNKIVSLPSRIFESQKNMKTLSLVNNSIKKLDKQWFKNLESLEFLAMANNQIVTIEDGTFDGMINLKNLSLHHNQITTIGDHAFDLLSKLEILWLYDNNLVKITDTIFKKVPALKSLSLHNNQLNEISVNAFQSLTELEQLYLDGNKLTTLNPSLLNSQKKLRMLELQDNRLQSLNVGMFKPLTSLKTFNLSGNPLVCDCELWNVWLWWNARYLNPLATCQLPEPDIRVNIREQLQNLTCNIRTETDVQPMIATAAPFKADKYECNCNATRLAVGSFVLLIVILVMIIGFVVYIKFFSNKPYERNLLVSMTQDTD from the coding sequence ATGCAGAACGTGCTGTGGATCTTGCTGGTCATATACTTGTCTCCAGTCAGAACAGACACCTGTCCATCGATATGCAGCTGTACCAGTAACCACACCGCAGATTGCTCTGCTCGTAATGTGAAATCAATAGACATCAACACATTTAAGCAGTCAGGAGACTTGATTGTACTCAGGTTAGAGAATAACTTCCTCAGTTCTCTCAGCGCAGATGTCTTCTCTAATCTTGTAAATCTGAAACGTTTAGACCTCGACCAGAATCTTCTCACAGCTCTTCCTGAGACAATATTCAACCCCCTGCGTGATCTGAAAATACTCTACTTAAATGGGAATGGTTTAACTACGTTACCAACTAAAATCTTCAGCCAACTCGAGGACTTAGTAATTCTTTGGCTGCATGATAACAAAATAGTATCTTTGCCATCAAGAATATTTGAATCCCAGAAGAATATGAAAACGTTGAGTCTAGTAAATAACTCAATAAAGAAACTGGATAAGCAATGGTTTAAGAATTTGGAAAGTTTAGAATTTCTGGCTATGGCTAACAATCAAATAGTTACTATAGAAGATGGAACATTTGATGGGATGATAAACTTGAAAAATCTGTCCCTTCACCATAATCAGATAACCACGATAGGGGACCACGCATTTGACCTGCTATCAAAACTGGAAATTCTCTGGCTCTATGACAACAATCTTGTCAAGATAACTGACACAATTTTCAAAAAAGTTCCAGCTCtaaaatcattatcattacaTAATAACCAACTAAACGAAATCAGTGTAAATGCATTCCAAAGTCTGACAGAATTGGAACAACTTTATCTCGATGGGAACAAACTGACAACGTTGAATCCTAGCCTACTGAACTCCCAGAAAAAGCTGCGCATGCTTGAACTTCAAGACAATAGGTTGCAGTCACTGAATGTTGGAATGTTTAAACCTCTCACAagtctaaaaacattcaatttgtctggAAATCCGTTAGTCTGCGACTGTGAACTGTGGAATGTTTGGCTGTGGTGGAATGCACGCTATCTCAATCCACTTGCAACGTGTCAATTGCCAGAACCTGACATAAGAGTTAATATAAGGGAGCAACTGCAGAATCTAACCTGTAACATTAGGACAGAAACTGATGTGCAACCCATGATAGCAACAGCTGCACCTTTTAAAGCTGATAAATATGAATGCAATTGTAATGCAACAAGACTTGCTGTTGGGAGTTTTGTCTTATTGATTGTTATTCTTGTTATGATTATAGGATTTGTCGTATATATTAAATTCTTCAGCAATAAACCTTATGAGCGAAATTTGTTGGTATCAATGACGCAAGACACAGATTAA